One window of the Epinephelus moara isolate mb chromosome 22, YSFRI_EMoa_1.0, whole genome shotgun sequence genome contains the following:
- the slc30a8 gene encoding zinc transporter 8 produces MFKKKKDPERVVLVSDVRSSYTTLRRLSTPSQEALQIDGTGGIKHCHDNSRAQEDREREKKVARRRLYVASAVCLIFMTGEILGGYFAGSLAVMTDAAHLLVDFISFIISLVSLWLSSRPATHKLSYGWHRAEILGALVSIFTIWLVTGVLVYLAVERLIKDNYTIEGTVMLITSGCAVLANIIMALTLHQSGHGHSHGGLSSHGHGHSHGGRSSHGHSSHGHGHSHGGRSSHGHGHSHGGHKHDHSHKNGTGHNHTSNHSNQHDDHADVEQSGAGHGRKAQQNNASVRAAFVHVLGDLLQSISVLISAIIIFFKPEYKMADPICTFLFSIFVVCTTFTIMRDIILVLMEGTPVGMRYGEVRDSLQAVKGVTAIHNLHIWALTMNQAVLTAHVAIDETADAQTVLREMTQACFSSYSFHSVTIQMERQADLKPGCTLCEEPKL; encoded by the exons ATGTTCAAAAAGAAGAAGGACCCAGAGAGAGTGGTCCTGGTGTCAGATGTGAGGAGCTCATACACCACTCTGAGAAG GCTGAGCACACCCAGCCAGGAGGCATTACAGATCGACGGCACTGGTGGCATCAAGCATTGCCATGACAACAGCCGTGCCCAGGAGGATCGTGAACGAGAGAAGAAAGTGGCCAGGAGGAGGTTGTATGTGGCATCTGCCGTCTGTCTGATTTTCATGACCGGTGAAATCCTTG GTGGGTATTTTGCAGGCAGCCTTGCAGTGATGACAGACGCTGCCCACCTGCTTGTTGACTTCATCAGCTTCATCATCAGCCTGGTATCCCTCTGGCTCTCCTCCAGGCCTGCCACACACAAGCTCAGCTATGGTTGGCACCGTGCAG AGATTCTGGGTGCGCTGGTGTCAATCTTCACCATCTGGCTGGTAACAGGCGTTTTGGTTTACCTGGCTGTGGAGCGCCTCATCAAAGATAACTACACCATCGAGGGCACTGTCATGCTCATTACCTCTGGTTGTGCTGTGTTGGCTAATATTAT CATGGCCCTCACCCTTCACCAGTCCGGCCACGGCCACAGTCACGGGGGTCTCAGCTCACACGGCCACGGCCACAGTCACGGGGGCCGCAGCTCACACGGCCACAGCTCACACGGCCACGGCCACAGTCACGGGGGCCGCAGCTCACACGGCCACGGCCACAGTCACGGAGGTCACAAGCACGACCATAGTCACAAGAATGGAACAGGACACAATCATACCTCAAACCACTCAAACCAACATGATGATCATGCAGACGTGGAGCAAAGCGGGGCTGGTCATG GACGGAAGGCTCAGCAGAACAACGCCAGTGTGCGAGCGGCCTTTGTCCATGTGTTGGGAGATCTTCTCCAGAGCATCAGCGTGCTTATCAGCGCCATCATTATCTTCTTTAAG CCAGAATATAAGATGGCTGACCCCATCTGCACCTTCCTGTTCTCCATATTTGTCGTGTGCACCACCTTCACCATCATGAGGGATATTATTCTTGTCCTGATGGAAG GTACTCCAGTAGGAATGAGGTACGGCGAGGTGCGGGATAGTCTGCAAGCAGTAAAGGGGGTGACAGCGATCCACAACCTTCACATCTGGGCCCTAACCATGAACCAGGCTGTACTGACTGCACACGTAGCCATAG ATGAGACAGCGGATGCTCAGACTGTCCTGAGAGAAATGACGCAGGCTTGTTTCTCCTCCTACAGCTTCCACTCTGTTACCATTCAGATGGAGAGACAGGCCGACCTGAAGCCTGGATGTACCCTGTGTGAAGAGCCCAAGTTGTAA